In Aspergillus nidulans FGSC A4 chromosome II, a single window of DNA contains:
- a CDS encoding protein bglH (transcript_id=CADANIAT00004796) produces the protein MQRSPLGGRGFESFSEDPYLAGVAAASMIVGCESKGIIATVKHFVGNDQEHERRAVDVIVTPRALREIYLRPFQIVARDARPGALMTSYNKVNGKHVVEDPKMYDLIRKDWGWDPLVMSDWYGTYTTIDSTNAGLDLEMPGVSRYRGKYIESAMQARLIKSSTLDARARKVLEFVQRASRTKVSEVEKGRNHPEDRALMRTLCSNSIVLLKNEENILPLPKNVKKIALIGSHIKTPAISGGGSAALKPYYASTLYDAVREALPNAEVLYETGAHAHNMLPVIDRLLSNAVIHFYNEPMTQPNRKCLGTEPVTTTAFQFMDYKLAGLNRALFWSTLIGDFTPDQSGIWDFGLSVFGTANLYINDELIIDNTTKQTKGTSFFGKGTREEIGSMKLTAGQTYKIRIEFGSANTTTMKTTGMVNFGGGAANLGASLRLDAEEMINRAVKAAEDADYAIICTGLNQDWESEGFDRPHMDLPPVIVNQSGTPVTMPWASRAKSIVHSWYGGNETGHGIADILFGDVNPSGKLSLSWPIDVRHNPAYLNYASVGGRVLYGEDIYVGYRFYEKTGREVLFPFGYGS, from the exons ATGCAGCGGTCGCCACTAGGAGGGCGCGGCTTCGAGTCTTTCTCAGAGGATCCGTATCTGGCAGGTGTTGCGGCAGCTTCGATGATCGTTGGATGCGAAAGCAAGGGGATCATTGCCACTGTGAAACACTTCGTGGGCAACGACCAGGAACATGAGCGGCGAGCGGTCGATGTGATTGTGACGCCGCGGGCACTACGCGAAATATACCTGCGCCCTTTCCAGATCGTTGCTAGGGATGCGAGGCCGGGTGCGCTCATGACTTCTTATAATAAGGTTAACGGGAAGCATGTGGTGGAGGACCCAAAGATGTATGATCTGATCCGCAAGGACTGGGGGTGGGATCCGCTGGTCATGAGTGACTGGTACGGCACCTATACTACGATTGACTCAACGAATGCAGGACTGGACCTGGAAATGCCTGGCGTGTCAAGGTATAGGGGGAAATACATTGAGTCTGCTATGCAAGCGCGGCTCATCAAGTCGTCGACGTTGGATGCGCGGGCACGCAAGGTATTGGAATTTGTGCAGCGAGCGAGCCGGACCAAAGTCTCAGAGGTCGAGAAAGGGCGCAACCATCCAGAAGACCGCGCTCTCATGCGAACCCTCTGTTCAAATAGCATTGTGCTGCTAAAGAACGAGGAAAAcatcctcccgctcccgaaGAACGTAAAGAAGATCGCACTCATCGGATCCCATATCAAAACGCCGGCGATTTCTGGCGGCGGCAGTGCGGCGCTGAAGCCGTACTATGCTTCGACCCTGTACGATGCAGTACGTGAGGCTCTTCCGAATGCAGAAGTGTTGTATGAGACAGGAGCGCATGCCCATAACATGCTGCCGGTGATCGATCGCCTGTTGAGCAATGCAGTTATACACTTCTACAATGAGCCAATGACCCAGCCAAACCGCAAATGCTTGGGGACCGAACCGGTCACCACCACCGCGTTCCAATTCATGGACTATAAGCTTGCAGGGCTCAATAGGGCTCTTTTCTGGTCCACGCTGATCGGTGATTTCACGCCCGACCAATCAGGCATATGGGACTTTGGGCTGAGTGTTTTTGGAACTGCGAACTTGTACATCAACGATGAGTTGATCATTGACAACACGACTAAGCAAACTAAAGGGACAAGCTTCTTTGGGAAAGGCACCCGGGAGGAGATTGGCTCGATGAAGCTTACGGCCGGCCAAACATATAAAATCCGGATCGAGTTCGGTTCAGCAAACACAACAACGATGAAGACAACTGGAATGGTGAATTTTGGCGGGGGCGCTGCAAATCTGGGGGCCTCTCTGCGCCTGGACGCTGAGGAGATGATCAATCGAGCCGTCAAGGCGGCAGAAGATGCCGATTATGCCATTATCTGCACTGGCCTGAATCAGGACTGGGAATCAGAGGGATTCGATCGTCCGCACATGGATCTTCCTCCAG TGATTGTCAACCAGTCTGGGACTCCAGTAACAATGCCATGGGCAAGCCGGGCCAAGTCGATCGTACACTCATGGTATGGTGGCAACGAAACAGGGCACGGGATAGCTGATATCCTATTTGGGGACGTGAACCCCTCCGGTAAACTCTCCCTGTCTTGGCCCATCGATGTGAGGCACAATCCGGCGTATCTGAACTACGCCAGCGTTGGTGGTAGGGTGCTTTACGGCGAGGACATCTATGTTGGATATCGGTTTTATGAGAAGACCGGTCGTGAAGTCTTATTTCCATTTGGGTATGGTTCCTGA
- a CDS encoding uncharacterized protein (transcript_id=CADANIAT00004797): protein METPSGPPKSRKHTRVLTACEACRLSKTRCDSSRPCCGKCLRRGVACIYPESDPLSILQEWGSKILESVERQEHLLAETLGAASPSNNLPVPVQQPQSVSNFIQPSVEPQDTELISRNDTLRTPITGSDMILSWPIFPQDRPVSTFPPAAFEEKPDRFPTVIPSFEPRRILELREIFMTKILAKNPIIDPEQLETYIARVLETGIDWSASSCLVLLVLALAAIWGTYPEDETREVTCPDPSYGASQTVTYVTVAVPEHRMKESLGYLAMARKRISAAYLDNTLLGVQCLCLFGFWYQYNIEPIPGWKMFRTASMLWQTYNMKHRSGNGERSAQEESLEQRLYWTCLKSECEVRYELCELPPSDLSLSDFPFALPSFSVYDSPYSGSPDNNAHSPSAPALDSTPYYYYLAEISMRRLLNRVRNTVRILSPSLSIPAIKQLSGTLCQLEDQLHQWVICLPPALRFNMPLESRPPPKEPELVKLVRERYVEVRELLCRAYLYLCIHTSLDRELAALYGTKATESLLLAVYRIQHEVPFFRHPGSWGACRVRFNHALCLIAAFRAKTDEIPSAEYVSLPVNWASYVRVVIERLKIWGQEGGGIKELSFLLEWLMHGIV from the exons ATGGAGACTCCCTCGGGCCCTCCCAAGTCGCGAAAGCACACTAGAGTCTTGACAGCCTGTGAAGCTTGCCGCTTGTCCAAAACGCGTTGTGACAGCAGTCGTCCCTGCTGTGGTAAATGCCTCCGCCGGGGGGTTGCCTGCATATATCCTGAATCTGATCCACTGTCAAT ACTTCAGGAATGGGGCTCCAAGATCCTTGAATCAGTCGAACGTCAGGAACACTTACTAGCAGAGACACTCGGGGCCGCCAGTCCCTCAAATAATCTGCCTGTTCCAGTTCAGCAACCGCAGTCGGTTTCCAACTTCATTCAGCCTTCAGTCGAGCCGCAAGATACGGAGCTGATTTCACGTAATGATACGCTGAGAACTCCAATCACTGGTTCAGATATGATCTTGAGCTGGCCCATTTTCCCCCAGGATAGACCAGTCTCAAcatttcctcctgctgcaTTTGAGGAAAAGCCCGATCGCTTTCCCACCG TCATTCCCAGCTTTGAACCGCGAAGAATACTAGAGCTACGGGAAATTTTTATGACCAAGATTCTAGCCAAGAACCCGATTATCGATCCAGAGCAGTTGGAGACATATATAGCGCGCGTGCTAGAGACAGGTATTGACtggtctgcttcttcatGTCTCGTGCTACTTGTCCTTGCACTGGCAGCTATTTGGGGCACCTACCCAGAGGATGAAACAAGAGAGGTCACATGCCCGGATCCTAGCTATGGAGCTTCTCAGACGGTGACCTACGTGACGGTAGCAGTGCCTGAGCACCGGATGAAAGAATCCCTCGGTTacctggccatggccagaaAACGAATATCCGCTGCCTATCTTGATAACACTCTTCTGGGAGTCCAATGTCTCTGCTTGTTCGG ATTCTGGTATCAGTATAACATCGAGCCGATTCCGGGTTGGAAAATGTTTCGCACGGCATCGATGCTGTGGCAGACATATAACATGAAACACCGGAGTGGAAATGGGGAAAGGTCTGCGCAAGAGGAGA GCCTGGAACAACGGCTCTACTGGACGTGCCTCAAATCCGAATG TGAGGTTCGATATGAGCTCTGCGAGCTACCACCATCCGATCTCTCGCTTTCAGACTTTCCATTTGCACTGCCGAGCTTTTCTGTCTACGACTCACCATATAGTGGTAGTCCTGATAACAATGCTCACAGCCCGTCCGCTCCGGCCTTAGACTCGACTCCATACTACTACTATCTCGCAGAGATATCCATGCGGAGACTGCTCAATCGCGTGCGAAATACTGTTCGGATCCTCTCGCCAAGTCTCAGTATTCCCGCTATCAAACAGTTGTCTGGTACACTTTGCCAGCTCGAAGATCAGCTGCATCAATGGGTGATATGTCTACCTCCCGCCCTCCGCTTTAATATGCCTCTTGAATCCCGCCCACCACCGAAAGAACCCGAGCTCGTGAAGCTCGTCCGAGAACGCTACGTTGAAGTCCGCGAGCTTCTCTGCCGCGCATACTTATACCTCTGTATTCACACCTCGTTAGACAGGGAGCTTGCAGCATTGTATGGCACCAAAGCAACTGAGTCACTGCTTCTCGCCGTATACCGCATTCAGCACGAAGTGCCCTTTTTCCGACACCCGGGATCATGGGGTGCATGCAGAGTGCGCTTCAATCACGCATTATGCCTCATAGCTGCCTTCAGGGCAAAGACCGATGAGATCCCTTCCGCTGAATATGTCAGTCTACCCGTTAACTGGGCCTCGTATGTCCGGGTAGTAATCGAGCGTTTAAAAATATGGGGCCAGGAAGGAGGTGGTATCAAAGAGCTGAGTTTTCTGCTGGAGTGGCTGATGCATGGGATTGTATAG